The Gymnogyps californianus isolate 813 unplaced genomic scaffold, ASM1813914v2 HiC_scaffold_38, whole genome shotgun sequence genome includes a region encoding these proteins:
- the LOC127028634 gene encoding LOW QUALITY PROTEIN: SUN domain-containing protein 3-like (The sequence of the model RefSeq protein was modified relative to this genomic sequence to represent the inferred CDS: deleted 2 bases in 1 codon) encodes MAPGRDPERGAGSPRHNPAFDQSKCKESFGVCLTGVYHVGQLGEESLWRIAALGEALSKTLTLPEQLRKLQEELYHLRWSVRDVTEHALHEALKQAKLPGFTGWAVQEMINQVLEKLEENQGPMPDYALKSAGAAIIHPWTSPSFRNTKGVFLNSLPMLDYVKSPEAILEPENHPGNCWPFPGSQGHVFIKLSTPIIPRAVTMDHALGTGFHGDSTSRAPKDFAVYGLKHHEEQGTFLGQFTFLAALNPSQTFQLKNELSGFVKYLRLQVLSNWGHPDYTCLYRFRVHGDPPKDGGEVSASSGNKLR; translated from the exons ATGGCACCTGGGAGAGACCCGGAAAGGGGAGCGGGCAGCCCGAGGCATAACCCAGCCTTCGACCAA TCGAAGTGTAAGGAGAGCTTTGGTGTATGTCTGACAGGTGTTTACCACGTGGGACAGCTTGGCGAAGAAAGCCTCTGGAGGATTGCAGCA TTAGGAGAAGCGCTGAGCAAAACCCTGACCCTGCCAGAACAGCTCCGTAAGCTGCAGGAAGAGCTTTATCACCTGCGATGGAGCGTCAGGGATGTCACCGAGCATGCTCTCCACGAAGCCCTGAAGCAGGCTAAGCTCCCAGGCTTTACCGGATGG GCTGTTCAAGAGATGATCAATCAAGTCTtggagaagctggaagaaaaccaaGGCCCGATGCCTGATTATGCCCTCAAATCAGCAG GGGCTGCTATCATTCATCCATGGACTTCTCCATCCTTCCGGAATACAAAAGGAGTCTTTCTGAATTCCCTGCCCATGCTGGATTACGTCAAGTCTCCTGAGGCTATTCTGGAG ccAGAAAATCATCCGGGAAACTGCTGGCCCTTCCCAGGAAGTCAGGGACACGTCTTCATCAAGCTGTCTACGCCAATCATTCCCAGAGCAGTCACCATGGACCATGCTTTAGGGACAGGCTTCCATGGAGACAGTACCTCCAGAGCTCCAAAGGACTTTGCTGTCTAC GGCCTGAAGCACCATGAGGAGCAGGGAACCTTCCTGGGACAGTTCACTTTCCTGGCGGCGCTCAATCCCAGTCAGACCTTCCAGCTGAAG aacGAGCTCTCTGGGTTCGTGAAGTACCTAAGGCTGCAAGTGCTGAGCAACTGGGGTCACCCGGACTACACCTGCCTGTATCGATTCAGAGTGCACGGTGATCCTCCCAAAGACGGGGGAGAGGTGTCAGCTTCATCTGGCAATAAATTGCGTTAA